One Rhodococcus sp. P1Y DNA window includes the following coding sequences:
- the ypfJ gene encoding KPN_02809 family neutral zinc metallopeptidase — MTFREGAQLDSNRVKSGGGGRGGKIALGGGAGGLVIIVLALLFGGDPGSILGQLSGTADNSAESSGTDGSFEQCKTGTDANSDVDCLVIGTVQSLDDVWESELGPQTGVVYVQPEVQIFSGSTNTGCGNATSAVGPFYCPADSTAYFDTSFFQVLVDRFGSSGGQLAQEYVVAHEVGHHIQNQLGDIGRAQADPQGAQSGAVRVELQADCYAGIWANHAAVIPDSNTGEPFLEPLTDTDIRDALSAASSVGDDRIQQASSGRVNPEGWTHGSSEQRQAWFSVGYRTGQVSACDTFAARDLDNPQG; from the coding sequence GAATCGCGTCAAATCCGGCGGCGGAGGCCGGGGCGGGAAGATCGCACTCGGCGGTGGCGCAGGCGGATTGGTCATCATCGTCCTGGCTTTGCTGTTCGGCGGCGATCCGGGTTCCATTCTCGGCCAGCTCAGCGGCACCGCAGACAACTCTGCGGAGTCGAGCGGCACGGATGGCTCGTTCGAGCAGTGCAAGACCGGTACCGACGCCAACTCCGACGTCGACTGCCTGGTCATCGGTACTGTACAAAGCCTCGACGACGTCTGGGAGTCCGAGCTGGGACCGCAAACCGGCGTCGTTTACGTGCAACCCGAGGTACAGATCTTCAGTGGGTCTACTAACACCGGCTGCGGCAACGCGACCAGCGCGGTCGGTCCCTTCTACTGTCCCGCGGATTCGACCGCGTACTTCGACACCAGCTTTTTCCAAGTCCTCGTCGATCGCTTCGGCTCGAGCGGCGGACAGCTTGCACAGGAGTACGTCGTTGCCCACGAGGTCGGGCATCACATTCAAAATCAGCTCGGCGACATCGGTCGTGCACAGGCAGACCCGCAGGGCGCGCAATCCGGCGCAGTGCGTGTCGAACTTCAAGCAGACTGCTATGCGGGAATCTGGGCAAACCACGCCGCAGTCATTCCTGATTCGAACACCGGCGAGCCGTTCTTGGAGCCGCTGACCGACACCGATATTCGCGACGCGTTGTCGGCGGCCTCCTCGGTCGGTGACGATCGGATTCAGCAAGCGTCGAGCGGTCGTGTCAACCCCGAAGGCTGGACGCACGGGTCGTCCGAACAGCGTCAGGCGTGGTTCTCGGTCGGCTACCGAACCGGCCAGGTATCGGCCTGCGACACGTTCGCGGCCCGGGATCTCGACAATCCCCAGGGCTGA